The genomic stretch TTTATATATTTGTTTCCTTGACCAATGCCCTAAGGGCCACTTATTAGCATTTTCCTATATTAATCTTTTGTTAAATTTTCTCTTTGAATTTCTATCTATTGCAGCGGCAATACAATGTTTGAAAAGGAAGAGGCTATATGAACAACAAGTAGAGCAGCTTGGAAACTTTCAGTTGCGTATTCATGACCAGGTGTGATTGCAATTTCTTATTAAGTCATTACAATTTCTTATCCAGCAGCTACAATCACTGTTTTCAAAACTGGACTTACCATCAAATTGGTAAAAAAAGAAAGGTTCAACTCTGTTAGTTCAACCACTGTTTTACTGTTTTATATATTTACATACATAGATATAGACACAACCCATTCACTCTATTAAAGCTGATTAGAAGCCCAGCCATCTATCAGTTTTCTACACACACTTTCTGCCCAGTGGCATTTTTTTAGTTTTCTTGCAAAACATAAGCATTTGACAATTCTCTCCTGATGGCTTTATGTATGTTTCCTGCAAAAACATTGGCAATTTCCCTTGAATGGACATTTTCCCCCTGGAGCTCTTGCACTGGTGCTGCGCCTAGTAATAATTTAATCATATGAAAGGAAAAAATGCTATATAGACGGGTCTGTGTGTGTAACATgtataaataaataaagaaaaaatagaaaatgatttATTGCATTACTTAATATGAAATTAAAGTGCTATACCAACATTAGCATGATTTCTAACATAttgtgtttttgttttttattttcacaTTAGATAAATTTAGAAAAGAAACCTCGAGGTGTTGGTTGTAAAAAACCATTCTTATTATATTTATTAAAAGGACCAGTTCAATCACATCTTTTAAACCATGATTGGTACATGTGGGTTGACTGGTTGAATAGTACTTCAAATTTCCACCTATTTTTAGGGTTGATTGGACGGATAGAAGGATTTTGTTCTAAGTTTTCCCAGTCTGAGAAAGCAGTTCAGTCTAGATCTGAATTTCTTATAGCTATTAGTGCCACATGATTCAGATTTTGAGTGTCTTTGATATCTTATGCTGGTGATGTGTTACAGATGATAATGTTGGAAGGTGCCAAGGCAACCACGGAAACAGTTGACGCATTGAGAACTGGAGCGGCTACTATGAAGGCTATGCAAAAAGCAACGTATATAACACTATCTATGTTtaagtttttatttatttattttgttcTTGATGTTCTGATCTATATTTTATTTGCATGTTTTAAAACCTGAAAAAGTTAATCATATTTTTCTGATGTGGAAAATGTTCTCCATGTATGTAACTTTTTTTGTTTAACGCTTTTGCATATCTTAGGTTACTGATTTTGACATTGTTGAGTTCAATATTATATTTTTTAGGAATATTGACGATGTTGACAAGACCATGGATGAGATCAATGAACAGACTGAAAACATGAAACAGATTCAGGAAGCGTTGTCAGCTCCAATTGGTGCAGCTGCTGATTTTGACGAGGTAAATTTAAATACTAATTTTCATTTTGGCTCTGCTAATGAaatttttgttttgattgatcAGTTATTGAGCGTCTATTTATATGTGTTGTCATATATTTGGTCAACATTCTGAATTTGTTTGCCATTCAGGATGAATTGGAAGCAGAACTTGAAGAGCTAGAGGGTGCTGAGTTGGAAGAACAGCTTCTTCAGCCTGCAACTACAGCTCCAGCAGCCTCGGTGCATGTCCCAGCTGGGAGGCAACCTACTCGCCCGGCGCATGCTAAGCCCACTCCAGAGGAGGATGAATTGGCAGCTCTGCAAGCTGAGATGGCACTTTGAGCAGGTCCCTTTTTTCGGTTATGACACTATTGATTCATCCTATCTCTGCATTAATATGTTTTAGTCTGATTGGTAAGGCAATTAATGTCGCAGTTGAATGgtttgtgtattcatgtttgatATGAACGTTTGTACAGTTGAATTCTGTTGTATGATTATATTTTGAAATTAATTGCCATAAGCCGCATGGCAGAAAAAATAAGCCTGTCTTGTTAAGCAGTTTTTATTGTTAATTTTGCTGCTGGGTTTGGTTAGGCCAGAATTATGCAGGCATTGATAATGTGTATGATACAGGGCATATACATAAAGAGTCGTAACCATTGTCTGTGATGTCACTCTATTAGATGTTTTCTTTGAGAAGGCTGAGAACTGTACTGAACCTCAAAAAGAAAGCACGATACTTGTGTTGTTCTTGTTATGTATTTATGGCAATGGATCCCAATCTTGTTAGGTGAAATCTGTGGTTATCTTTATCCTCACTAATTTGTGGACACTATCAAAAGTTGTCAGTACTAGCGAGGAAAGACTATCCATAAATTCAAACAGTTTAGTTTGGTACAAATTTTTGAACATAGTCATGTGTGTGAAATCCACTCCATCTGATCATTTATTTATTCTGTGAGGTGGGAATGAAAGACAGTTACAAACTAAGTGAGACTTACACGTCAACAGTAgtaataatttaaattaataattaaattgAACGTGATTACATGTATTCGATGATACACATTGATCTTGTGAGAAGAGTTTGGAGGATAGTATATCTTTAAAGGAGATTTTGATCCTTTTTTATATTATTTAGGTTTGGAGGCAGGAGCTTAATTTTCACAAGAGCTTGTTGATTTGGTTTATTGTGTCTAAGTTGTGGTTGGTGGATTGGATTTAGCATAATCCGTTATTTAACAACCAGTTCAAAATTAATTGATTGGATTTGTTCATTAATGGATTGGATTGGGTTTGCGGGTTgtgttttaaataaaaaatatattttttataattatttttgtcggttttaaaaaataaaacagtacaaaattTAACAAGATACATTATTTCTATtaaatatataagttggaaagAATTTCGTAAACTCATCAGTTTATCAGCATTATTGGTGAAAAGtaattttctttaaaaaaattacGATTATTAGTaagatattaattttatatttttatttaaaataataaaaaaatattaaagtCACATCAATGAATTGGGTCAACGGATTGTAAAACTCAAATTTGATATCTGAATTTGGATAATTTATTAATTGGGTTGGTTTGGATCAGCGAGTTCGTGGATCGATCCACACTCATGAAGTCCCTTAATTAAGGGTGTTGCAAATGTTTAATTGAAATTTTAGTCTCTATTGtcttttttgtttttattttggtTTTCCATTTTAAAATAATGAATTTTGTTCTTTTTAAGTTTTGTGTTGGATTTTAGTCCTTTTTCGAATTAAAATttcaaacaaaaatttaaaaagagaccaaaattttgattttgaaaatgaggcatcaaaactataaaaaaaaagtaaaataagGACAAAATTACAATTAAATCAATTGTAAAATTGGTCGAATTTTGTTTCattattttggttttttttatTTGGGCTAATCTTCATTCGATAAGGAATCATTTTGATAGAGAATTATAAAAAAACTTAGATGCACTTTTGATtcttttattttgattttttaaaatttttaatctCACTTTAAAAAACCTCAATTTGTTAGTCCTTCAATTCAATtttttttggatttgttttgcCCCCCTCATGTTTGTTTAGTGTACATGACACTTTATTTTGTGACGACATGACATTGTCTATGGACGTCACGTCACATATTTCTGCCACgtcattttttaaaataaaaaataattttaaaatattatttaatataattaataattaattaattaatagaATGATATATATTAAGTTTAATTGGCAAACTAAATAATGGGGAAATGCATAATGGATGAAATaaattttttaaacaaaaatcTTTGTCATCCACGTTAGTGCATTGTTGTGAATTTAATTACCACAAAATGTATATATAATCAGATACAACGCTGCATGACAAAATTGATACTTTAGTCAGGTTGCGTTATTTTCTTATGTGAGTTTCTACTAACTTATAATTTGTAAAAATTGTTTATTGAACGTGAAAAGATTTTTCCTGCTTCTTAACTATTAAGTGACAACTTAAAATTGATACTTTAGTATTTCATTTTTTGTTACATTTTTTCcagttttatttttattttcaaagtTAAACCAATGGGTGGGttttttttaccgagataacccagtttttcaaaaaaaatcccaaaataccctaggtttcagaaaaattcccaaagtaccccacttttaggaggaggcgccaattgaattggcgactcctcttaaaaattgaatggaggcgccaattggattggctagggcaggtgccctagccaatccaattggcgcctatgtgtaagatttaagaggaggcaccaattcaattggcgactcccttaaaaaagcctcaaatgataaaacctccaacatgaaagttgtagattttttcaagacaatgaatttggacatacattttgcatcatttggattttttatgagaaatttatgggtagttgaagttggacttctgattttttcaactgttatctgacctataatattttgtattatcacatgtatttcttttagaattatgaaattttgtccaacataacaattgaattagacatctcaaattttccaattcacttggtccaacctcaaaataattaaaaatgagtgagttaggttcttgcgaagttgacccaaaattagggtttctgtcaaaatgacctataatattttgaaatgaatgatgagcttccaagtttcaaatgtatttttgatgaacatgaaagttgttcatatggcgactcttcttaaaacttaaatgtaacacctagtttttattattcaagcatcttcggtagaatgctcatctaaatataaactattataatatgactttaggcgtgacagtagtataccttgacctctagcattatcatctaacaaatcagtgtctaaaagctccatgcaaattgaatttgcatagttggtcttaccattaacaactttgccttcaattcgtagtcctaaaagcatgtagacgtcttctaacgtcacggtacactcaccggttggaaaccaaaatgtgtgtgtctctggcctccatctttcgaataaggctagaatgaacttgttatctatagaccaagacataatcttgctaatatgaccaaaaccggcgagttcaacataaggttgaatcatcgggtccatttggacaaattcgtggactcgagttcgaaatcttgatacatcctataatagaaataatataacacttgactaagttggtatgtcaaaataaaatggggttggtgaagatgaaagataaaaagttaacaaaagaaaaaacttacatatgttgcgatgtttgcaactgttcctctgtgtgcttcgcccattgtgagtaaagacatattgttggggagttggtgtagatgaaactagaagatgttgttgaagacgaaattgtaaaagaagtattgtagaggaagtagtgagagtgttggtgtggaagaagtgttgaaggagtggatgtatttataggcaaatggatgagagcatgaaaatttgtgtttgcatggtgtctccatatgaattggcgaccatgtacaatcctaaagagggatcgccattcaaattggcgcctccatagggacatgcatgcaaggctaggtctgaatgcttggtttcgaggtctgaatgcatggtgtctccacttgatataactcacattcatctgcagtaggaaaatagttttcatctccacaatgtcatcttcatcattatacagtgtcaacgttcactgcaacggtgaaacttttgagtctgagcttcatggtttttgttttcgaaacactgataccattagaatcacgatcaagagaaatgcaacctttttgcatttgaaaaaaagaatacaatcctttataggatcgggtattgtgtcaatgatcacatatcaaaatccaatattttttgagaatggtcaatgcaagtttttcccccttaaggtacgagacgatgaagatgttgaatacatgtttgttagtcatgaacattcaggcaacaattgtatcgagttgtacattactctacaaccatgtataccatctaaacagtctcaactaaccgatcaggatgaagctggtgaagatgatgcagatgatgcacaatggtcagatgaactcaacccagaagcagaagtagaagtcgacgttgttgatgaagaagaagaggagaccgagatacaggttgatcacatgcgctagccaatccaattggcgcctccattcaagttttaagaagagtctccatatgaacaactttcatgttcatcaaaaatccatttgaaacttggaagctcatcattcatttcaaaacattataggtcattttgacagaaaccctaattttgggtcaactttgcaaggacctaactcactcatttttaattattttgaggtgggaccaagtgcattggaaaatttgagatgtctacttcaattgttatgttggacaaaatttcataattctaaaagaaacacatgtgataatacaaaacattataggtcagataacagttgaaaaaatcagaagtccaacttcaactgcccataactttctcataaaaaatccaaatgatacaaaatttctgtccaaattcattgtcttgaaaagatatacaactttcatgttggaggttttgtcatttgaggcttttttaagggagtcgccaattgaattggcgcctcctcttaaaccttacacataggcgccaattggattggctagggcacctgccctagccaatccaattggcgcctccatttaatttttaagaggagtcgcaaattcaattgacgcctcctcctaaaagtggggtactttgggaatttttctgaaacctgaggtattttgggattttttttgaaaaactgggttatctcggtaaaaaaacccTAATGAGTGGACTTCATATAAAAAAATTGACAggaaaaaataggatttataCATGGTTGCAGCTGTTTATATGGTGTAATTTATTCAAGTATAATGCTCATTAAATATAATGCAGACTGTGTTTCTTGGGATTGGAGTTGGTGATTCTTACTATGGGTTTACCtgattatatatatattttgtgGTAATTGAATTAAGAATGTAGTGGTTTGGATGGTAAAGGTCTTTGGTTAGTAATTGGTGAGATGTGAGTTCAAATCCGTCAGTGGGTGATCAtcttgttcttaacaaatttgTATTGTTGTTTCAATCAATTTATCTTGTTTTCTTCATCGAGCATTTTACAAATATCATCTCTTATGCCTTATTAATTTTAATGGAGGGTTAAGATATTGTTCGTAAGATCCATTGATCAGTTAGAACAAAGTGTGTTTGGATAGGGAATTAAGCGGGATTCCTTATTAATTTTTTAATGGAGGGTTAAAAGTATTTTTGGTTTGCTCATTGGAGTGTTTAACCTAACAATAAGATCATTAAAGAATCTAGTGACTTGCCAGAATGAGAGAAATGTATGGACTTTTGACATTAAAGAAACACCTTTTTTGGAGTTGTTAGATATAAAATCAAAAGTTTTTTTTCTGATTAAAATGCAAAAAGGTTGAAGTTGTTTTTGTTATAAAAGTTTTTAGTGGTCCAACCCTTACGTTAAGATTGAAC from Lathyrus oleraceus cultivar Zhongwan6 chromosome 7, CAAS_Psat_ZW6_1.0, whole genome shotgun sequence encodes the following:
- the LOC127108404 gene encoding vacuolar protein sorting-associated protein 32 homolog 2; this translates as MFSRIFGKPKQEANTLTTLDKLNETLEMLEKKEKVLLKKAGAEVERAKEFTRAKNKRAAIQCLKRKRLYEQQVEQLGNFQLRIHDQMIMLEGAKATTETVDALRTGAATMKAMQKATNIDDVDKTMDEINEQTENMKQIQEALSAPIGAAADFDEDELEAELEELEGAELEEQLLQPATTAPAASVHVPAGRQPTRPAHAKPTPEEDELAALQAEMAL